CGGGGGGCCGCGCGGGAAAGCTTTCCTGCGTGCGGCCCGCGTCATTCCTCCCCCTGCGCCCTCCCCGGAGTTCTCCCCATGAACGAGCAGACCGGCACCACCGAACCCACCACCAGCAATGAGCGCACCAGGCGCGGCTTTCTGCGCGGCCTGGCGGGCACCCTCGCCCTCACCGGGTTCGGCCAGGCGTTCGGCCAGGACCGGGCCAGCACCGGAACCCTCGACCACGCCGCCGTCCTCGACCTCGCGGCGACCGCCGAGGCGCTGGCCGTCACCCTCTACCACCAGGCCCTGACCACGGCCACCTTCCGCATGGACGGGGACACCGCCGAACATCTGCGGGCCGTGCTGGACGCCGAGGCGCACCACCTGGAGGTGCTGCGGTCCCTGGGCGCCGCGCCGCTCGCGTCCCGCTTCTACCTGCCCCGGGAGCTGCTGCCGGATGCTGGCGCCTTCGCGGACACCGCCCTGCACCTGGAGGCGGTCTTCATCGGCGCGTACCTGGCGGCCACCCACCAGTTCGCGCAGCAGGGCCAGCCCGAACTGGCGGCGACAGCCGCGCAACTCGGGGCGAGCGAGGCCCAGCACCTCACGCTGCTGTCACAGCTCGCGGGCCTGGGACCGGGCGACCTCACCCTGCCCGCCGCGAGCTTTCGCCGGGTCGCGGACGCGGGTCCCGCCCTGGCCCCCTTCCTGCGGGGTGGACCGGGGGCCCTCGGGCCGGTCGCGCTGCCGCAGGCCGAGCAACTGCGCCTGGTCCTGGGGCAGCGCGCCGCCACACCCGGGCGGCCATTCGCGCGGACGTACACCCCCTCCCCACGCGGGCGGGGATGACGGGGCCGCCAACCCTCGCCGCCCCTTGTCCACACGGCGAACACCCCCGGGGAGGGTTCAGGGGGTCGAATGCGGGTGGCCCACCCCACAGGGCCCGGAGGTCCCGTTGAGCCTGTTCAGCGCAGGAAGGCCGCGAGCGCCAGCAGCGCCGCGAGCAGGACGGGTGGGGTCAGCACGATCCCGGCCCTGAAATACTCCCCCCAACTCACCCTCACCCCGCGCCGCCCCAGCAGGAACAGCCACAGCAACGTGGCGAGGCTCCCGGTGGGCGTGAGCTTGGGCCCGATGTCCGCGCCCACGATCAGCGCGTAGGCGAGGCCCTCCCGCACCTGCGGCGTCAGGGCGGCCCCCTGCACCCCGAGCAGCGCGAACAGCACCGCCGGGAGGTTGTTCATCAGGGCGCTCAGCGCCGCCACGCTACTCCCCGCAGCCAGCACGCCCGCCAGGGTGCCGTGCCCCGCCGCGCCCGCCACCAGCTCCCCGTACCCGGCGGTGAACCCGGCGCCGCGCAGCCCGTACACCACCAGATACATCCCCAGCGCGAACACCACCACGTCCCAGGGAGCGTGCCCCAGCACCGCGCGGCTCGACAGCTGCCGCGAGCGCGCCGCGACGAGCCACAGTGCGGCGGCCCCCAGGGTGGTCACCACGCCGAGCGGCACCCCCAGCGGGTCCGCCAGGAAGTACCCGGCGAGCAGGAGGGGCAGCACGGTCCACCCGGCGAGGAACAGACCGCGCGACCGCACCACGCTTCCTGGCGGGGGCAGGGTCGCCGGGTCGTAGCTCGTGGGCAGAGCGCGGCGGTACACCGCGAGCAGGACGGCGAGGCAGGCGAGCAGCGCCGCCGCGTCCACCGGGACCATCACCCGCGCGTACTGCGCGAAGTCCAGGTGGAAGGCGTCAGCCACGACGATGTTCACCAGGTTCGAGACCGGCAGGGGCAGGCTGGTGGCGTCCACCACGAACCCCACGGCGAAGGCGAAGGCCAGCGTGGCCGCGCGGGACAGCGCGAGGACCCCGGCGAGTTCGAGGGCGACGGGAGTGAGGATCAGGACGGCGCCGTCGTTGGCGAACAGGGCCGCGACCAGGGCGGTGAACACGATCAGCAGCACGAAGAGGACCACGCCGCGCCCGCGTCCCCAGCGCGCGAGGTGCAGCGCCGCCCAGCGGAAGAAGCCCGCCTCGTCGAGCAGCAGGCTCATCACGATCAACCCGACCAGGGTGAGCGTCGCGTTCCAGGTCGCGTGCCAGACCGCCGGGATGTCGGCGGGCCGGACCGCGCCCAGCAGCAGGCCGAGGGCGGCCCCGCCCAGCGCGGTCCAGGCGGGTTTCAGGCCGCGGGGCTGCCACACCACCAGGGCGACCGTCACGAGGAACACCAGCAGGGCGCTCACCGCCGCCCCCGGGCGTGCAGCCGCTCGACCCTCAACCGGTCCCGCGCGTCGAAGAGCGAGCGGTACGCGAGCAGCACCACGGCCAGGCTCCCCAGTGCCGAACTCGCCGCGAGGATGAACATGATCACGATCTGGTACCGCACGGCCGTGCCCGGCGGGGCGCCCGCCAGGATCTGCCCGGTCATCATGCCGGGCAGGCTCACGATGCCCATGACGGCCATGCTGCTGAGCACCGGGATCATGCCGGTCCGCACGGCGGCGGCGACCTCCGCGTGGGCGGCCTCCCAGCGGGTCGCGCCCAGCGCCAGCAGCTCCTCGATCTGCGGGCGGCGGGCGCGCAGGTCCCCGGTGAAGCGGTCCAGCGACAGGGCCACCCCGGTCAGGGTGTTGCCCAGCACCATCCCCAGGATGGGGATCGCGTACTGCGGCTCGAACCACGGGTGGACCCGCAGGAGGCCGGAAAGGGCCAGCCCCGTGAGCAGGAACGAGCTGCCGAACACTGCGAGGAAGGCGTCCAGGTACACCCGGGCGTACCGCTCGCGGCTGCGGGCCACCGCCGCCTGCCCGGCCAGGACGGTCATCACCAGCCCGATCCCCACGACGGGCAGCGGGGAGCGCAGGGCGAAGACCCACCCCAGGATCAGCCCCACCGCGAGGAGCTGCGCGACCATCCGCGCGCCCGCCACCAGGATGTCCCGCTCCAGCCCCAGGCGCAGCCGCACCGACAGCACGACGTTCACCAGCAGCAGCGCGGCCGCCAGGGCGAGTTGCCCGGCGCTGATCGGCACGCTCATGCCGTCACCGGCTGGGGCTGGAGGGGAACTTCGCGCGAGGCGACCCGGGCCCGTTGCGCGGGGTCGTGGCTGACCCAGACCAGCGCGCGCCGCGCGGCCCCGCGCAGCCAGCCCAGCAGCACGCGCTCCGCGCGGCGCGTGGTGTCCGGGTCGAGGGACGCGGTCGCCTCGTCGAGCAGCAGCACGGTGGGGCTGAGCAGCAGCGCGCGGGTGAGGGCCACGAGCTGCCCCTCGCCCCCCGAGAGGGTGGCCGCGTCCAGCCGCAGGAAGGCCCCGTCCCGCCCGAAGGCCCCGAGCAGCGCCTCCGCCTCACCGGGATGGAACATGCGGTGGCGGTGTGCCGCCAGGGTGAAGGGCCGCCGCAGGTGGTCGAGGACGGTGCCGCCGTCCAGGGCGGGCCGCTGGGGCAGGTAGGTGACGTGTGAGCGGTACCGGGGCATCGGCCACCCGGCCTGCGCCCGGCCCTCCAGCGTGATCTCGCCGCCCTCCAACGCGTCCAGCCCGGCGAGGGCGCGCAGCAGCAGGCTCTTTCCCGAGCCCGACGGCCCGACGACGGCCACGCTCTCCCCGGCGTCCACGTCCAGGCTCAGGTCCTGCCAGAGCGCGCGGCCATCCACGCTGCGCCGCAGGCCCGACGCCGACAGCAGGGCCATCAGCCGTCCCACGCCGACCGGAACGCCGGGCCGGGGGAGCGACCGGCCCGGGGACAGCCCGGGACGCCTCCAGTCACAGGCCAGCCGCGATGATCAACCGCCGCACCCCGCCCCGGGCTCTGTTCACCTTCACATCGGTACGCCTCCACTCTCCCACAGCTCACCTCGACCTCTGCCAGGATGGGGGCCGGAACCTCATGGTCAAGCCCTCGCCCCGCATTCCCCGGTACGTCAACACGTTCCCCGCAGGCCTGGCGACCGCCGCCCAGCTTCAGGCCGAGGGCCTCAAGCCCGGCACCACCGCCCCCGTCGCCCTCCTGGAATACCACGAGGGGGACCGCAGCGGGGTGTGCGGCCTCTTCGAGCGCTCGGCCGCCGTGCCCAGGATGGACTCGCCTCAACCCTTGTGAGTGGATGGGACCCCCGGGTTCGCGCCCCGACTCCTTGATGGCCGCGGGCTCCTCCGAGTCAGTCCCCCGAACCGCCGCCGGGAATGGCCTGATCGCGCTCCTGCACGCGCTGCCGGAACACGTAGTAGTTCCAGGCCTGGTAGCCGATGATCAGGGGGAGAAAGATCAGGCTCACCCAGGAGAGCAGGCGCAGGGTGTAGGGCTCACTCGCGCTGTTCCGCACGGTCAGGGTGTACGTCTCGCCCAGGGTGCTCGGCAGCACGTTCGGGTACAGGCTCAGGAAGATGGTCGCCGTCGAGAACACGACCGTCAGCCCGGTGGCCGCGAAGGCGAGCCCGTCGCGCCTGAGGGTCAGGGCCAGCCACACCAGGCCGAGGTTGAGGGCGGCCGCCGCCGGGAAGAGCCACTGGGACAACCCCAGCGAATTGAACACCCCGGAGCGCACGAAGCCCACGTACACGAAAGCGAGGACCAGCACGGTCGCGGCCGCCCCCCACAGCAGGGCCGCGCGCCGGGCCCGCAGGTACAGCGTGCTGCCCCGGTGCAGCCGCAGCAGCAGGTACGTCGCGCCGTGCAGCACGAACAGGCTCAGGGTGGCCAGCCCGCCCAGAACCGTGAAGAGGTCGAAGGCGCCCAGCACGTGGCCCTCGAAGCGGCCGCCGACCCCCAGCGGCAGCCCGCGCACCATGTTGGACATGATCACGCCCCATAAGAAGGCGGGCAGCAGGTTGGTGACAAAGGACGTGGCGTCCCAGAAGAGTCGCCAGCGGACGTGATCGACCTCCGAGCGGTACTCGAAGGCCACACCCCGCCCGATCAGGGCCAGCAGGATCAGGGCGAACAGCGGGTACAGGGCCGTCAGCAGCGCCCCGTACCACAGCGGGAACGCCGCGAAGATCACGCTGGCGGCCAGGATCACCCACACCTCGTTCGCCGCCCAGAAGGGGCCGACCGTGCCGATCAATGCGCGGCGTTGCACCTCGCTCCGCGCGAGGAAGGGTTGCAGGATGCCGACCCCGAAGTCGAAGCCGTCCAGGAAGAAATAGATCGTGAAGGTCAGGGCGGTCAGGGCGAACCAGACGGTGGGCAGGTCGACGGTCACGGCGCGGCTCCTTCGGGCAGGTAGTGCGGGGCGGGCACCGAGGGCGTCTCCACCTCGGGCCCGTGCATGCCGGCGCGGGCCGTCCGGGTGAGCAGGAAGACGTCCAGGCCGATCAGGGTCAGGTACACGACCCAGAAGGCCGCGAGCGAGACGAGCACCGTCTGCGGGGTGAGCCCGCTCACCGCGTCCGCCGTCCGCAGCAGGCCCTGCACGATCCAGGGCTGGCGGCCCATCTCGGTGGCGACCCAGCCGCTGAAGTTCGCCAGGTGCGGCGCGAGCGGCATCACCAGCAGCAGCGGGTAGAGTCGGCCCGGGTCGTCGAGCCTACCCCGCCGCCAGCGCCAGGTGTAGTAGGCGCTGACGAGCAGCATCAGGCCGCCCAGCCCCACCATCACGCGGAAGGCCCAGTACACCGGCCACACCCAGGGGAGGTAGTTGCCCGGACCGTACCTCGCCGCGTACTCCCGTTGCAGGTCGTTGAGCCCCTTCGCCTTGCCGGAGAAATTGTTGAAGGCCAGGAACGAGCCCACGTACGGGACCGTGACCTCGAAGCGGTTGGCGCGCGCGCCGTTGCTGGGGAGCGCCACGAGGCTCTCGGGCATCTGGGAGCCGGTCGGCGTGTCCCACAGGGCGCTGAAGGCCGCGTACTTCATGGGCTGGTCGCGCACCGCGCTCTGGCCCTGGACGTGCCCGGCGGCGACCACGCCCAGCGAGCCGATCAGCGCCGTGAGCAGCGCGACTTTGAAACTCACCCGGAAGGCGGGCACGTTGTGCTTCCGGCGCAGGTGGTAGGCGCTGACGGCCAGCACGAAGAACGCGGCGACGGTGAGGCCGCCCGACCAGAGGTGGGCGAACCACTCCAGCGCCTTGGGGTTGGTCACGATGGCCCAGGCGTCGGTCATGACC
This is a stretch of genomic DNA from Deinococcus aerius. It encodes these proteins:
- a CDS encoding cytochrome ubiquinol oxidase subunit I; this encodes MNELFGFSTLDLSRFQFATTSIFHYFFVPFTVGFALIIAVLQTLAYRSHDPKLENLTRFFGHLFFINFAVGVVTGIVQEFQFGMNWQGFSNFVGNIFGVPLALEVLMAFFLESTFLGLWWFGKDRLPAWASLASIWIVALGTTVSAFWIILANAWMQHPVGYALRNGRAVMTDAWAIVTNPKALEWFAHLWSGGLTVAAFFVLAVSAYHLRRKHNVPAFRVSFKVALLTALIGSLGVVAAGHVQGQSAVRDQPMKYAAFSALWDTPTGSQMPESLVALPSNGARANRFEVTVPYVGSFLAFNNFSGKAKGLNDLQREYAARYGPGNYLPWVWPVYWAFRVMVGLGGLMLLVSAYYTWRWRRGRLDDPGRLYPLLLVMPLAPHLANFSGWVATEMGRQPWIVQGLLRTADAVSGLTPQTVLVSLAAFWVVYLTLIGLDVFLLTRTARAGMHGPEVETPSVPAPHYLPEGAAP
- a CDS encoding ABC transporter permease, with amino-acid sequence MSVPISAGQLALAAALLLVNVVLSVRLRLGLERDILVAGARMVAQLLAVGLILGWVFALRSPLPVVGIGLVMTVLAGQAAVARSRERYARVYLDAFLAVFGSSFLLTGLALSGLLRVHPWFEPQYAIPILGMVLGNTLTGVALSLDRFTGDLRARRPQIEELLALGATRWEAAHAEVAAAVRTGMIPVLSSMAVMGIVSLPGMMTGQILAGAPPGTAVRYQIVIMFILAASSALGSLAVVLLAYRSLFDARDRLRVERLHARGRR
- a CDS encoding ferritin-like domain-containing protein, whose amino-acid sequence is MNEQTGTTEPTTSNERTRRGFLRGLAGTLALTGFGQAFGQDRASTGTLDHAAVLDLAATAEALAVTLYHQALTTATFRMDGDTAEHLRAVLDAEAHHLEVLRSLGAAPLASRFYLPRELLPDAGAFADTALHLEAVFIGAYLAATHQFAQQGQPELAATAAQLGASEAQHLTLLSQLAGLGPGDLTLPAASFRRVADAGPALAPFLRGGPGALGPVALPQAEQLRLVLGQRAATPGRPFARTYTPSPRGRG
- the arsB gene encoding arsenical efflux pump membrane protein ArsB; this translates as MSALLVFLVTVALVVWQPRGLKPAWTALGGAALGLLLGAVRPADIPAVWHATWNATLTLVGLIVMSLLLDEAGFFRWAALHLARWGRGRGVVLFVLLIVFTALVAALFANDGAVLILTPVALELAGVLALSRAATLAFAFAVGFVVDATSLPLPVSNLVNIVVADAFHLDFAQYARVMVPVDAAALLACLAVLLAVYRRALPTSYDPATLPPPGSVVRSRGLFLAGWTVLPLLLAGYFLADPLGVPLGVVTTLGAAALWLVAARSRQLSSRAVLGHAPWDVVVFALGMYLVVYGLRGAGFTAGYGELVAGAAGHGTLAGVLAAGSSVAALSALMNNLPAVLFALLGVQGAALTPQVREGLAYALIVGADIGPKLTPTGSLATLLWLFLLGRRGVRVSWGEYFRAGIVLTPPVLLAALLALAAFLR
- a CDS encoding ABC transporter ATP-binding protein; the protein is MALLSASGLRRSVDGRALWQDLSLDVDAGESVAVVGPSGSGKSLLLRALAGLDALEGGEITLEGRAQAGWPMPRYRSHVTYLPQRPALDGGTVLDHLRRPFTLAAHRHRMFHPGEAEALLGAFGRDGAFLRLDAATLSGGEGQLVALTRALLLSPTVLLLDEATASLDPDTTRRAERVLLGWLRGAARRALVWVSHDPAQRARVASREVPLQPQPVTA
- the cydB gene encoding cytochrome d ubiquinol oxidase subunit II produces the protein MTVDLPTVWFALTALTFTIYFFLDGFDFGVGILQPFLARSEVQRRALIGTVGPFWAANEVWVILAASVIFAAFPLWYGALLTALYPLFALILLALIGRGVAFEYRSEVDHVRWRLFWDATSFVTNLLPAFLWGVIMSNMVRGLPLGVGGRFEGHVLGAFDLFTVLGGLATLSLFVLHGATYLLLRLHRGSTLYLRARRAALLWGAAATVLVLAFVYVGFVRSGVFNSLGLSQWLFPAAAALNLGLVWLALTLRRDGLAFAATGLTVVFSTATIFLSLYPNVLPSTLGETYTLTVRNSASEPYTLRLLSWVSLIFLPLIIGYQAWNYYVFRQRVQERDQAIPGGGSGD